The nucleotide window TACAGCGCAGCCTCTTTATGGCCTCAGTAGAGAAGCAAAGGCAAACAAAGAACAGGTGATCCCTTAGGGCCCAAGGAGACGCCTCCTACAGCAGGTGTGCCCACTTCAGCAGCCCTGCTGGCCAGAATCTCTAGTTAGAAGGCTTCTCGGAAGTCCAGGCCCTTATCGGCTTCCGAATCTGAAGTCCTAGGAACCCTCCCTCACACCTCCCTCCTATGTGGCTTTGAAAAGACTTTGATATTCTATCCCTATCCCTTAATTATTTGAACCCTCACCAGTTTGTAATGAGCCTGAACCCATCtttgctccattttacagatgacgaaACTGAGGCTGGAATTGTTGTTGCCAAGCTTCTTTGCCCTTTGTACCATGGgatttaattacatatattttatggattttttcctttgtaaagttgtaatcattcattcttttttaatagagagaaatttagaaaaggaaacaaagcaaaaaatgacCTAAAATCCTATGGGTCAGATAACTCCCGTTAatattctttccttatttcccCCAGTTCTATTTCCAGAGGTtaccattttcaatttttatttctgttttattctataaagatgaagaaaatttttgacacctttaaaaatataatttaaatcatcTTAAACTTATAGAAAAGTTGTAAGTGAGGATAAAGAACATTAATTTTTCTGTGCCATTTGAGAGCATGATCCCAGCAATTTGCAATGAACACCTTGCTACTGCCTTATCTGCAGGCTCCACTGAAGTTTCATCAGCTGTCCCAAGATACACAGgtttctttctcctgtctctgGTGTCCTTCAATCTGGAACggttctcccttctttccttgacTTCCATGGCCTTATGTTTCCTGATGACAGGTCAGTTATTCTGTAGTGTGTCCCTCACCTGGGTCGAGGCTGATGCTTCTTCAGGGTTTGATTCACTTGCATGCACCTTCAGCAAGAAGATCACAGAAGCTATGCTGTGTTCTCCTTGCATCCTGTCATGCGGTGAGTAATTCCACTCTAGGATTAGTGATGGTGTTTGCTATTATCATTTGATTACAGAGGTGACTGCCAGCTTTCTCCACTGTAAGGTGACTCCTCTCTTTGTAATAAACAAGTATTTTGTGATGAGGCACAATGAAACCATGAAAATATTCCATTCCTCATCAAACTGTCACTTTATTCCATCGTTTACTTATATTGAAATGgactcagatttttattttattcagtagGCTATTatccatcatcattattatttacttTGATGCTCACATGGTCCAAGATTTGGCCATCAGGGGCCCCTTCAAGCCAGATTCTGGGCTTTTCTGGCCTGCACCCATCATTCTTAGAGTACTTCGTTACTTTCTAGCTCCCAAGATCTTTCGGGTTTATCTTGGGCTTTCCCGGCCCCtgccctggaatcagccattttctGAAGGAGCCTTGGATTCTTTTAATGGAGAATGGCATTTAGAAGTCAATATACGGGTGCCAGGAGTGTTCGTTGCTATTGGGATATCACTGCTCCCAGACTCTGTGGACACAGCAAGGATATATAAGCACACACACTATTACATCAATATTTATCTCTCTATATAGAACACCATGAGCTCACTTCAATACTTTCAATTCTAATCAAAACCACAGGGCTTATTCTGGGTTTCCCTCCTTCCATATTCATGACTGCCTTCTCCATGAGTGAGAAAACTGGCTCCCAGCTTTGCTCGGTTGGTCCCCCTGCATGTACCCAATCTCCCATAGCAGAACTCTGCCCCTCCACTCATTCTGCGTGGCTCTGGCATCCACACTTGGTtgtccccttctgccatgtggacTTTCATTTGACAGTACTTGGACTCTAACACTCTGTGCTAGGCCACTGTGCCCCTGCCTCCCTGCATGACCACTCTTAGTCCTATTCTGGCTCTGACATGCCATGCCAGGCTCCCCCACGCCAGATGGGTGCCATCTGGTACATATCCAGTGTGCTCAGCTTAGACTGCCCGGGCTATGATGGCTACTGCCCCACCCATGCCCATGTGCTGCATGCATCTTATGAAGGCATCTGGTTTATTTTCCCTGCTCATCAGTTCAATCAGCATGTGCTACCAATGTAGTGCACCAGCATACCATCTGTGGATCTGTGGGATGTTCAGAAGATCAAGGTCTCTGTAGACCACACTATAACAGAAAGCTGGAAAATGAACATGATCTAGGACGAGacactgattttgtatttctATCCTTGCCAGGTGAAAGCAAACTTCTGCTGGTTCTTACTGAtatagatggggagaaaacatAAGCTGAGTCAATAGCTACATACTAAGTGCTAAGAGTGGTTAAGTTGTTCTATGCTGCATTTAGAAAAGCAGCTAAAATTGGAGTTATTGCCTGATTAAATTTATGACGACATATAGTCATTCTCCAAGATTCAGCAACTTCCTGCACAGGCTAAAGAGCTAAAGAGGTGAGCCAAGTGGGCAGAAATGTGACAGGCATCCCTttccctgcatctttcaagtctttAATCATGGCACCAATCCCTGTAATTCCCCTAGAAATACAGTAATGCTGGTTTACTATTTGGGTAGGGAAAGAAAATCCCAGGCTCCTGGGTCAGTTCAACCATTTCTTTGACCTCATCTCTCCTTGCTTGATTTTAGTACCAGTTGTGCTGGAGCGCCTTCtaatatggtttgtctctgtgtccccacccaaatctcatctctaattgtcATCTCCACATGCCAGGgaggtacctggtgggaggtaattggattatgggggcagtttaccccatgctgttctcgtgatggtaAGTTtccacgagatctgatggtttaaaggtGTTTGGCAGTCCCCAGCCTCtttcctgccgccatgtaagatgtaccttgcttccctttctgccatggttgtaagttttctgaggcctccccggccatgtggaactgctagtcaattaaacctgttttgtttatatattacccagtcttaggtagatctttatagcagtgtgaaaatggactaatacactttctTAATGAACTCCCTCAGAAAGGATTCAGGAAATATAAGCCTGCAAGTTTAGAAATATCCTTATTCTACCCTTACACTTGATATTATGGCTGAGATGAGAGTTTTAggttcaaaatatatttccagGAGTCCTAAAAATATAGTTCCATCTTTTCATAGTCTTCCACCATCCTATGTTGTTGACAAGACTGAGAatggtctctgtctctccttttctttgtAGGCAACCTGTCTCTTCCTGCTCCCACCCGTGGAACATTTTagaatcttcttctttttttttttttttttttttttttggtgttttgaaaTTTTGCAGTACTGGTCTAGGTGTGGGGCAGTTCCCTGGGCTTCCTTTTAATCTGTAGCTCTGGAATACTCTTGCTATTGATGATTCTATGTGTCGACTATTTTGCCCACACCCCACTCAGATGCATTCTCTACTGTGGTTCTCTGTTATTCCCTGTGCCTGGGAAGCCTGATGGCTCCTGTGCTGGCAGGGCTCCAGCTGGGTTTGGTCAATGGGAGGGACTGACAGGAGACTGgaagtggaaggagagagaggtgggtatatttcttttctacttcGCCTTGCTTTGATGCTGTCTGGAGGCGGTGGCATGCCTCCACACTACAGAAGCTCCCACTGGGGGCCCTTCCTCTGCAGTCCTCTGTCTGTGGTAATGTGGTTTTCtccttttgttcttttagctGTAGGGTGGTAACTGCTTCTCTCTTCTGCCAGTCTCTGGGCGCCtcaccatttcttgtttttttcctttaacccTTCCCACACCTCTGTAAGTTACCTTTTTATTAAAGTCCCTTTGTTTGAAAATCTAGGGGTGAATTATGTGTCCTGTGCAGACTATGACTGATATGCTGGTTTCATTGTCTTGATTTTTCCTTCCTGGAAATTTTAGTAATTGGATGATGGGTCATTAGTGTTAATTATCCATGTCTCTTATTTTAGCTCTgaagttttctgtctttttgtgtttttgctcTACGTTATGGGATATTTCCTTAGCTGGTTCTCCCATCCCTTCTAATGATGTGTTTTCAAATTTCAGCAGTCATGCTTAGTTTTCAAGGGTTTTTTCTTGCTTTCGTGGTCTCTCTTATTTCATGGCAATCTGCTCTTGTTATATGGATTCAGTAATTTCTCTAATTTAGGCACCTAAAGGAAGTTTTTGATCTCTTAAAGTTATTTTCTATTCCCTGAGTTATTTCAGCTTCTTTTGGGGTcagttattttgtttattcatcttgaCCTATCTCCTTTGTGCTGTTGATTTTCTAAATGTGTGAGGATCTTTGGTTCTCTGTTATAAGTACCGGAAAATAAACTGGTTTCCCCAGATAGCTGATGTGGCTTCCCTCTGCTGTAGCCTTCCATGAAAAAAGTAGGACAGCTTCCGGGTGCTATATGTGAGTGGATCATGCTTGGCAGCTGCCCTTCAGAATGCACAGGTTGGAGGCAGGGATGGCCAAGGACATTTCTCAGGGAGTTGTGTGTATGGGATGGGTCTCTGAGAATGGAGAGCTTGATGAGTTCAGGCCGTGGAAGCAACATCTACACAAGCCTGGATCTGAGAAACTCAACCATACTCCCTGAAAATGAAGAGTTTACGTGCAGAATGAGTCTGGAGGAGGCAGCCCTAGAAGGGCTGAAAGAGGAATAGAGTCAGACTGATTTCAGAGGGACCCATCCTAGAGGGACCGCTGCCATGATTCCATGGGGACATTTCCAATGGGAGCCACAGGAGGTTTCACTGGAGAGTTGTGTATGTCTGTCCAGTGTCTAGGAGGTGCTCACCATGGCTGAGCTTGCAGGGCCTCTTAGGACTGTCCAGGTGAGATGCATGGGTTGTGATGTGGGTTTGGAGAGGTTTCCAGATAGAATTGGTCGTGATGGCCCATTAGCTCTGGggcagaggctcagggaggtgggCAGGCATGCAGGACACAGGAATGCTAATAGCCACAGCTCTGCAGGGTGTTTCCCGCCCATAACTGTGTGGAGAGCCGTCCTCATCTCAACTCATTCTTGCCACAGCAGCTCCCGAGGCAAACTTCCTTATTAGCTCCACTTTGCAAATGAGAATCTGAGGCAATGCGAGACGGCTTCTGTGCCCGGCTTGTGACCAGTCGCCACGCTGACTCTCAATGTGATgtaagcaactgtgaatgggccTGATTCCAAATCCCAGCAAATTTATAGTAAGGAGGGTGGCTGGGGTCTATCCATTCCCTGACTAGCTGATCTTCAGCTTCCTCATAGGACCAGGGGGAATACTGAGCATGCAGcggactgaggttcagagaggtcatGTGGAGCACTGCACACACCTAAGGGAGTCGTGCGCCTGTCTGACTTCGGGGTGATTCATGAGGAACATTCCTGATGGGGTGGGAAGGGAACCTGTCACTAAGCTATTTAGGAGAATCAGTCTCCAGCGGGTCACACCAGCCAGCCACTTTTATGGCAGAAGGAAAATCCTACCCAGCCCCTTCCCCAGAGATGGCGGAATGCGGCCTGGCTGACTGGCAGAGCCTCTCAGGCTGTGCTCCGGACCCTGGACTCCAGCAAGGGGGAAGAACAGCAGCTCCCAGTTCTTTCTTATAGACTGCTTTCTTGAGGAGCTTCAAGTGCTCTGGCTATGATTGGTGCGGGGCTCTGCTGCCTCCAGGGGGTGCTGTCTCCTTTCCCTAGCAGAGGCAAAGGGTCTGGCAGCCAACTCTGGGAGTATTGGTTTAACCTGAAATCTGTGCTAGGAAGAGCTACCTACCCCTCTCCTGGGCATTATGGTCCTGAAGGAAGAGCTTGGACTTTGGATTGAAAGTCCAGCCCTACCATCTACAAGTTGGCTGGCTGAGACAAGACACTCTACTTCTTCGAGGCTCAGTTTTCTCGCCTGTGAGATGGGATGATCACACCACACCAGTTAGGCATGAGGATGGACTAAGGGCAGGTTCACATGCTTCTGCCTGGCATGGGAGCTGTTTGCTGCTTTTCCCACCATTTCAGCTCTTCTGCTGTTCTCTGACCCACAAGAGCTAGGGCTCAGGCTGCATGCCTTGGGCAGTAGTTCTCAAATATGTCTATGTGGAAGCTTGCCTCCATGGGCTTACCAGCAAATCCAGACCCCACACAGCTGCCCTGCAAGAAGGAGGTGACAGTGGCTGAGTTCTTACCTGCACAGAGGACGGGTGTCCATAGAGCTCCCAGCTGGAGTTGAGCAGTTTCTGGTCAAGCAATGTTCTCTGATTTTACACGTCTGGAAGCTACCATTACAATCAGGTCTCCTTAaatgtcctccctccctccctccctccctttcttccttccttcctttctttctttgtcagaTGCTGTGTGTGGACTTGTGCTGGGATCTGGAGGCAGAGACAAGAGCTTTGACCTAGACATAGGGGAGTGGGGAGACAAAGGTGCTCAGGCAGACAACCAACTAGGCTGCTACATCTGCCTCTGCAGCAGAGCATGGGAGGGTGGCAGGAATTTGTCATGGCAGCAGGGACATCGGAGCTGGGGTGCAACGGAGGAGCAGCAGCTTTCCAGGTAGTCGAGACAGGAAGGAGCACGGTCCAGAAAGAAGAGATGACAGGTGCCAGTCTACAGCGACAGTGAGCAGAGGCCTGGGTGCTTGGCAGCTGGGTTCGCATCCTGGATCTGGCTCTTTCTTAGCtgagtgactttgggcaagttgctcAATCACTGAGTGTCACTTTGCTTCATCAGCACAATGGGAATAAAAATGCCGACCTCTCAGAACTGTTGTGATGATTAACTAAGGTAGTGTCTGCAGAGTCTATGCACTACAAATGGCAGCTGCCATTCTAGAGGGACCACTGCCATGACTTCATGGGGACATTTCCATGGAGAGCCACAGGAGGTTCACTGGACAGGTGTGTATGTCCAGTGTTTAGGAGGTGCTCTTGAAGCAGATCTGTTACTCTCAGGAGGTCCTCTAAGCACACATGTGACTTTGccatgtgggggtggggggcagggaatTATAAGCTAGTGTATTCAAAACAGGAGCAGCCATTGTAAGCAAAGCTGTTCCATTACAGCCAAGTCGTGTGCATCTCAGCTCCAAAGGAGAAAGTGACCATTCTCATTGAATTCTCATCGCCACAACCTTGGGACTGCCTGAGATAAGACACTCCACTTCCAGGGCCCACCCTGAGTTTTCACTCACACCCTGGATGCCCATCTCCTTCCCTCACCCTGGCTGACATTCTCAGCCACACTGCCGTCCCCTGGTCTCCAGGGGCTGAATGCTCCCAGCCTCAGGGCTTTTGCTGTGACTGTGCCATCCATCTGGCCTATCGAACCCATTTGCTCACAGCATCTCACCCTCGGTAATAATTTATTGCCCTCTTTCCTTGTACCCTGTCTGTCTTCTCCCCCAGGGCTGAgagctccagaaggaaccaaGGACAGGGAGCCTGTCTTGTCCAGCTCTGGTGCCCAGCAGGAGAGCCAGGCCCATAGGAGGTCTGCAAGTAATGTTTCTGAACGAACTTATGAAAGGCAGGTCTTTTCATACCCATttcatggatgaggaaactgaggcagagagagagagagtcaggcAGACGCACACacccccagagagagagagagacactcctagagaaagagaaagggagggagagagggaggagagagagagaaagaaagagagaaagacagcgcAGCTCCATTCTGCCTGTATCTAGGGTTGAGGTGGGCGTGAGAGACACACGCAGGCAGGGCTGCAGCTCCGGGCAGGCCTTGGGGGCTCAAGATGCGGCTCCCCAGGGCGAGTGCTGGGGTCCCGGGCAGGCGGGCGGCTGGAGCGCTCTCGTGGGCGGGCGCAAGGGGCAGGCTGGGCGGGCGCAGGCGGGAGCGTAGCAGCCGCTCCGCTCCGCACGCAGGCAGCATCGGGGCCGCAGGAGCAGGTGAAGCAGGCGCGGCTCTGCCCCGAGCCTGGTGCCTCCTGGGCACAGGAGTgcggccgggggcggggccgagTGGGCCCCCGTACGAACCCTCCGGGAAGCCGGGCGCCCTGCCTGCCCTTGGCCCGGGGCGCAGAGCGTCACACTGGATCTGGGGAGCATCCTGCCCCCActgtggacctcagtttcctcacctgagaCATGGGCGGCCCCATCCGCACCCTGtaagctgcaagccaaggaggtAAGGGGTGCATCTGAGGTATCTGGGCGCTATGGGCATTAGGATATAGTAGCTTTTGCTGAGATTTCAGGAGACAAAGCAAAGGGCCTTCCCTATTCTAACCCCACTGGGAGATTAGCATTGTGTGTATGATTCATTAATTTTCCTCTGATTGACTGGGAAGGCAGGCTGCAGGGGGTCCCTGTTGGGGCTTGCAGCTGGTTCTAGTTTTTGTGTCTGGAGAGCTGCCTGGGGACAAAATGCAGAGACACCATTTTACTGAACTTTCGTAATAATCTACCCTCCCCCTCATGCACTCGCCACCCCCTTGGGTGTGCCTGAGGGACTTGAGGTCCCCTGGTCCTCACTGGTCAGTGTACCCCAAGCCCAGCAGCCTCAGGCAGACGCCCAACACCACCTTTTCagtgctcctcctcctcctgtcttggccctgTCTGCCAATCCATTTTCTATATCCAAGTGATCTTACTGGAATGGACCTGGCCTTGCTGGTCTGGCCCACCACTCCAGCTTCATCATCTGCCACCCTGGAACCTGTTATTCTGCTTACTTTTCCCAGCAGGCTCtgctccttcctgcctctgtgcctttgcacatgctgttccttgCACTTCGAGTTCCCTCCTCTCCCTGTCCCTTTGGCTGGTTGACTCCTCTTCAGCCTTTGAGCCCTGTACCATTGCCACCTCTTCTCTCGtctccctgctccctgctcctTCTCTGATCTCTCAACTCACAGGCCTCTGTTTCATATTGGCGTTGGCAATGGCAACGAGTTCCATCTGCATTCGTGCTGGTCAGCCCCTCTGTTCTGGGAGGGCCATGACTGTATAAGTCATCTTTGCAGTGCTTGTTTCTAGCCCAGGGCTTGACACACTTATTGAGTGGGTAAATGAAGCAGTGAGCATTTTCTGGAGCCCTCCCAGCCCAGTCCTTCCACTCTGATCCTGCTTTAGGTGGTTGGTTTGGGATGAATGGTGTTTCTCTACACTACTGGCCAAGCCCTGCTGATGGTCACCCAGAGCCTTGGGTTCTGGCCCGTTTGCTGCTTCTGAGTGCAGTGCCTCTGCCACAGGTTCATGCAGCTGGGACTGCTCTTTATCTTATATTGGGCCTTGTGTTTGGCTCTGGAATAGTTTATTTTGTCATGTTCTGCCCCAAATGGCCCTTTTTGCCAGAAGACCATAGTGCCGGAGAAATCTTCCTGCCTTCGAGATCTGGTTCCTAAATAACCAGACTGTAAACTATCAGGTGAATTCACAGCTTGatcttttaaatgaccaaatgagactttttttttttttttttttgagacagagtctcgctctgttgcccaggctggagtgcagtggtgcactctctgctgactgcaacctccgcctcccaggttcaagtgattctcctgcttcagcctcccatgtagctgagactacaggcacgcaccaccacacttggctaatttttctattttcagtggagatggggtttcaccatgttggccaggcaggtgttgaagtcctgacctcagagaCTCATCTTTATAAGTAGATCAGATGCACAACAAGTGACACTTACGACAGCCGACAAATAGAGTTTACTGGGCTCTGGTTGATTTTGGTCTTGTACTCTGCAAAAACTGCCTTAACATAGCAATTGATCATGTAAAAAATACATATGGCCATTATATGAGACttaaaaaatatctcaaatagGGTTTTCTGCTATAGTGTTTTACAAGGCGGGGTCCAAGGGccatgtgcatcagaatcacataGTCTACTTGTTAAATACAGATTCCTGGCCCCCATCCTGGACTCACTTAACTACATCTCCTGGTGGAAGGGCCCTGGGATCTGCACTTTCAACATGCTTCTAGAATGATTCTGATGTTTACTGAAGGTTGAGAACTGCAACCCTGTGGGATTAACAATGACTAGAGAATCTGAGAGGTGAGTCACAATGATGTATGTAGTGGTATGGTGCTTCCCGTGCAAAACATCCATCACTGGCACTACCACGGGGGAACTCTGGAGTCTCAATTCCAACTCAGTCTTGGCAGGGGGTCAGTTGTGCTGAGGAGGTCCTCGGGGAAGGGACAGCCTGTACCAGGGCATAGAGATGTGGAACAGTCTGGTGTGCTTGTGAGCTGCACACTGCATCAAGTGACTTGAATATAGTCATGGAGTAGGTTCTGGGGAGGGCACTGGGCACCTGTAACTTTGGCcaggtatgtgtgtgcacatggtgGGTGGTAGGAAGAAGTTGGTGTGCTGATGAGCCAGGCTTTGCATACTGGGCAGTCTTCAACTTTGCCAGATATCACCTAAAAAACAAGGCtagcagggcagggaggggctgaGACCAGGAGGGTGCACTGAGTATGGATCCCCGAAGCTTTAGCTCTATCTTGAAGGGAATGGGGTGCCGTGGAAGGACACAAGCAATCCTGTGCAGAGTGGCATTTATTGCTGTCTCCATTCAGATAAAATATGACAAGGGGCATTCTACCCATGCTCCCTGAACAATTCCATCACTAAACTCTGCATACAGCACTCCAACTTCTTTATCATCAGAACAGCCTCATCCTGAGGCCGGAAGGAATTAGTAGAACAAGTTCTGGCATTAGATGACCTGAGTTTGTAACTGGGCCCTGTTactaattagctgtgtgactaTGGGCAAGTTGCTTTCCATCTCCAGGTCTTAgattcctcatctatgaaatggattGATAATATCTACCTCTAGGAATAAACTAGCTAATAGATGAAAGTGCTGAGCACAGTACCCAGCATGCAACAAGTGCTTCTAACAGGGTAGCATCATTGGATGCCAGAGTCTTACCATGAGCCTTAGGTAATAGCCCCTCCAGATACCAGCCTCGGGTTGGAAGCATCTGAGAGCCTTTCTacccagccctgctcctccctGGATTCTGCCCTGGGCACGATCCCTGAGTATTGTTTGTCTGTTTGCCTTGTAGGCGTCATCCCTCAAGTGTATCACTTAGTTCAAGAGTCCTGGAATCTTTTCACATCCACCATGAACACCTCTCACCTCTTGGCCTTGCTCCTCCCAAAATCTCCACAAGGTGAAAACAGAAGCAAACCCCTGGGCATCTCATACAACTTCTCTGACCATTGCCAGGATTCCGTGGACATGATGGTCTTCATCGTCACCTCCTACAGCATTGAGACTGTCGTGGGGGTCCTGGGTAACCTCTGCCTGATGTGTGTGACTGTGAGGCAGAAGGAGAAAGCCAATGTGACCAACCTGCTTATCGCCAACCTGGCCTTCTCTGACTTCCTCATGTGCCTCCTCTGCCAGCCGCTGACGGCCATCTACACCATCATGGACTACTGGATCTTTGGAGAGACCCTCTGCAAGATGTCGGCCTTCATCCAGTGCATGTCGGTGACGGTCTCCATCCTCTCGCTTGTCCTCGTGGCCCTGGAGAGGCATCAGCTCATCATCAACCCAACAGGCTGGAAGCCCAGCATCTCACAGGCCTACCTGGGGATTGTGCTCATCTGGGTCATTGCCTGTGTCCTCTCCCTGCCCTTCCTGGCCAACAGCATCCTGGAGAATGTCTTCCACAAGAACCACTCCAAGGCTCTGGAGTTCCTGGCGGATAAGGTGGTCTGTACCGAGTCCTGGCCACTGGCTCACCACCGCACCATCTACACCACCTTCCTGCTCCTCTTCCAGTACTGCCTCCCACTGGGCTTCATCCTGGTCTGTTATGCACGCATCTACCGGCGCCTGCAGAGGCAGGGGCGTGTGTTTCACAAGGGCACCTACAGCTTGCGAGCTGGGCACATGAAGCAGGTCAATgtggtgctggtggtgatggtggtggcctTCGCCGTGCTCTGGCTGCCTCTGCATGTGTTCAACAGCCTGGAAGACTGGCACCATGAGGCCATCCCCATCTGCCATGGGAACCTCATCTTCTTGGTGTGCCACTTGCTTGCCATGGCCTCCACCTGCGTCAACCCATTCATCTACGGCTTTCTCAACACCAACTTCAAGAAGGAGATCAAGGCCCTGGTGCTGACTTGCCAGCAGAGCACCCCCCTGGAGGAGTCAGAGCATCTGCCCCTGTCCACAGTACATACGGAAGTCTCCAAAGGGTCCCTGAGGCTAAGTGGCAGGTCCAATACCATTTAACCAGGTGTAGGGCTTCTCCCTGCCATGTCCCTTGCCAGGCTCTTTCACTTAGCTAAGTGGGCACACTGCAAGCTGGGGTGGCACCCCAGCATTCCTGGCTTTCTGGGGTCCAGATAGGCTGGCAAGAGCTGCTTTTGCATCCATTTGCATCGTGAAGACTGGCATTTTGATACTTCAGCTGTTTGTTCCTGGGAGAATTCTGAGTGCAGATTCCAGAGGTCACAGTAAGCCTTGCAGCTTGAGCTGAAAGATGCCAGAGCCGGAGATGTCTGCTGGCAGCAGGCAGGGTTCATTCTGGTGACACAGCAACAGATGCCTGGCCTGGGAACCCAGAGATTTCACCTCCACCAGTGAGACCGCGGGGCCACTGTGGGGTGAGGGAAGGAGCGCTTGGAGTCAGAGCTCTAGACCTTGGTCAACTCCTCACCTCTGTGAGATATGGTGTGTGGAGTCGCTTCAGAAGTAAAGAATTCTGTGGATGcaaagcagtgggattactgTTAGATCATTAGCACATCCAGCTGAAGAGAATAGATGCAGTAGTCTTGGCTTACAGCCCTCTGCAGCAGGAATTCCAGGACTCACTTCCTACTCCATCCCTTTTCTCTATCACCATGCCTTCCACCTTACATGGAAATCAGCCTGCAAGTTCCTCTCCTAGATGAGATGGCGAGCGCCTTGCAGGTGAAATCCATATCATCATGGGGCCTGTGTCTTACATGCCATGGACAGGTCCTGGCACAAGGAGAGAGCTCCAGGGAAGTTTTCCATGGTGGGTTGATGGTAAAGGTGCCACTCACTGCTGAATGTTTGGTGCTGGACAGGAGTCCAGCATGGGAAGGGGGCCAGGGCTCAGGCTGCTGCAGCCATAGTCTCCTGCCTGCCCTTCCTTGCCTCCCAGGACCTCATTT belongs to Symphalangus syndactylus isolate Jambi chromosome 4, NHGRI_mSymSyn1-v2.1_pri, whole genome shotgun sequence and includes:
- the LOC129480285 gene encoding neuropeptide Y receptor type 4-2, which codes for MNTSHLLALLLPKSPQGENRSKPLGISYNFSDHCQDSVDMMVFIVTSYSIETVVGVLGNLCLMCVTVRQKEKANVTNLLIANLAFSDFLMCLLCQPLTAIYTIMDYWIFGETLCKMSAFIQCMSVTVSILSLVLVALERHQLIINPTGWKPSISQAYLGIVLIWVIACVLSLPFLANSILENVFHKNHSKALEFLADKVVCTESWPLAHHRTIYTTFLLLFQYCLPLGFILVCYARIYRRLQRQGRVFHKGTYSLRAGHMKQVNVVLVVMVVAFAVLWLPLHVFNSLEDWHHEAIPICHGNLIFLVCHLLAMASTCVNPFIYGFLNTNFKKEIKALVLTCQQSTPLEESEHLPLSTVHTEVSKGSLRLSGRSNTI